A single genomic interval of Leptospira montravelensis harbors:
- a CDS encoding N-acetylmuramoyl-L-alanine amidase — MRENFKKRFRDNRKGVYGSKSLFLVMILNPLCQILLKISLIFLISSGCIGIFRKAPDYPSIRIEGLVSYNELESIKNIKWSSLSKVRDPKLVSAIILHNSGKRKLPEFFKLSFANQFLFHIYVDSDGNIFGDPNFLNQEWSAAPGIDLESIHIVYEGTQETLYNNRKQRGVLNQVISYLAEELNIPKSNYDVISKRGIFTHNQTKRRFGGFVDFSPCGSELALKQILSEIDGKFYEEDDWKDRFVTGWVLKKENKEILKDTFKPTNGRGITKPEKITITRIEKDEKGFPPEEYRVKYTFRGKIKPSCVVLHYTAISDYFKSLRTLEARNLTASIMIDNNGKAYQLLDVLEDRAAAATGTNDNCIQIEIVAKDTEELLKKPEQIQTVKDLVTELTTKYKIPLSNEKLEDLTGVFSHTQAKKKWGGSIFLNAKDFDPGEEYMEMILNSIGGKYYSEPEWKNRKAIDWAILYRNFQP, encoded by the coding sequence TATCACTCATTTTCCTTATTTCCTCTGGATGTATTGGTATTTTTCGAAAAGCTCCCGATTACCCATCCATCCGCATCGAAGGTTTAGTTTCTTATAACGAACTAGAGTCGATTAAGAATATAAAATGGAGTTCTCTTTCCAAAGTACGGGATCCAAAATTAGTTTCCGCCATCATCCTTCACAACTCTGGAAAACGAAAGTTACCAGAGTTTTTTAAACTTTCTTTCGCTAATCAATTTCTCTTTCACATCTACGTAGACTCTGATGGAAATATTTTCGGTGATCCTAATTTTCTAAATCAGGAATGGTCGGCCGCACCAGGAATTGATTTAGAATCCATTCACATTGTATATGAAGGCACCCAGGAAACTCTCTATAACAATCGCAAACAACGAGGAGTTCTCAACCAAGTGATTTCCTATTTGGCCGAGGAACTAAACATTCCAAAATCCAATTATGATGTCATTTCAAAACGAGGCATCTTTACACATAACCAAACCAAACGTCGGTTTGGCGGATTCGTAGATTTTTCTCCTTGCGGCAGTGAGTTAGCTCTTAAACAAATTCTTTCCGAAATCGATGGTAAATTTTATGAAGAAGATGATTGGAAAGACAGGTTTGTCACCGGTTGGGTATTAAAAAAGGAAAACAAAGAAATTTTAAAAGATACCTTCAAACCTACGAATGGAAGAGGGATCACAAAACCAGAAAAAATCACCATAACTCGAATTGAAAAAGATGAAAAAGGTTTTCCACCGGAAGAATATAGAGTTAAGTACACCTTCCGTGGAAAAATCAAACCGAGTTGTGTAGTTTTACATTACACTGCCATTTCCGATTATTTTAAATCTCTTCGTACACTAGAAGCAAGGAACCTAACTGCCTCTATCATGATTGACAATAACGGAAAGGCTTATCAACTCCTGGATGTTTTGGAAGACAGAGCCGCCGCAGCCACGGGAACTAACGATAATTGTATCCAAATCGAAATTGTGGCCAAGGATACGGAGGAACTCTTAAAAAAACCAGAACAAATCCAAACCGTGAAAGATCTTGTGACAGAGCTTACCACCAAATACAAAATTCCACTTTCGAATGAAAAACTTGAGGATTTAACTGGCGTATTTAGCCACACCCAAGCCAAAAAAAAATGGGGTGGTTCCATTTTCCTAAACGCAAAAGACTTTGATCCAGGCGAAGAGTATATGGAAATGATTTTAAATTCCATTGGTGGCAAATACTATAGTGAACCAGAATGGAAAAACCGAAAGGCAATCGACTGGGCCATTTTATATCGCAACTTTCAACCTTAA